The proteins below come from a single Cervus canadensis isolate Bull #8, Minnesota chromosome 2, ASM1932006v1, whole genome shotgun sequence genomic window:
- the LOC122436918 gene encoding FYN-binding protein 2-like produces MKREERLFRERFKYDKEITVINTAVVCSNNSRNGISDLPITPGEELDVIDITEENLVICRNSEGKYGHVLIEHLDFKKQVWSP; encoded by the exons atgaaaagagaagaaagactttTTAGAGAAAGATTCAAG tatgacAAAGAGATTACTGTCATCAACACAGCAGTGGTGTGTTCCAATAATTCAAGAAATGGAATATCTGACTTGCCAataacccctggagaagaactgGACGTCATCGATATCACTGAAGAAAATCTAGTGATATGCCGCAATTCTGAAGGCAAAT ATGGACATGTGCTAATTGAACATCTAGATTTCAA GAAACAAGTTTGGTCACCTTAG